The Ziziphus jujuba cultivar Dongzao chromosome 7, ASM3175591v1 genome includes a region encoding these proteins:
- the LOC125423766 gene encoding phenolic glucoside malonyltransferase 1-like has product MANSVKIVEVSHVTMSHANMCAKPLTLLSLTISNAEASVMALQITVFPCIGGFCIGITSHHAVLDSKTSTSFVKSWAYICYTLVCLQRAIEAKEKNIILAFGIDARSRLKPTVPLMYFGNCISACIVIVETEKVLKEKYGVCYVAEAISESIKGVENGVLMVRKLRFQSLIRPWIRVKANRE; this is encoded by the exons ACCATGTCTCATGCAAACATGTGCGCCAAGCCATTGACACTGCTTAGCTTGACCATATCAAATGCAGAGGCTTCCGTTATGGCATTGCAAATCACTGTGTTTCCCTGCATTGG cGGCTTTTGCATTGGAATCACTTCCCACCATGCAGTTTTGGACAGTAAAACTTCAACTTCATTTGTCAAGTCATGGGCTTACATAT GCTACACATTGGTATGTCTACAGAGAGCTATAgaggcaaaagaaaaaaatatcatcCTTGCATTTGGCATCGATGCAAGATCGAGGCTTAAGCCTACAGTCCCTCTAATGTATTTTGGAAACTGCATATCAGCTTGCATAGTAATTGTAGAGACTGAAAAGGTGTTAAAGGAAAAATATGGGGTATGCTATGTAGCAGAGGCAATAAGTGAATCTATAAAAGGTGTTGAAAATGGAGTCCTGATGGTGCGGAAACTTAGGTTTCAGTCATTAATCAGGCCATGGATCAGAGTGAAAGCAAATAGAGAATGA
- the LOC125423767 gene encoding anthocyanin 5-aromatic acyltransferase-like, protein MANSMKIVEVSHVAPLQDSSSNSLIEFTFQLTFLDTFYLKFHLGEFLVFYSFINSNPSSFASVLSTLKHSLSFILLNFLPLAGNLIRPPYSQKPFLLYKPGDAISLTLAESDTDFNHVSSKHVQQAIDTAQLDHIRCRGFRYGIANHSKGNSRECKRKIYLVLNADYKAHLDPPVLENHFSNYGVAIVAEKIGEVIKGLENEVLEGAKERLSKWGSLEASAQVIGVSRSHQFGLYSLDFGWGKPKKM, encoded by the exons ATGGCCAACTCAATGAAAATCGTAGAGGTCTCCCATGTAGCTCCTTTACAAGATTCTTCTTCCAACTCACTCATCGAATTCACTTTCCAACTCACTTTCCTCGATACCTTCTACCTTAAATTCCATCTTGGAGAGTTTCTTGTCTTCTACTCCTTCATAAACTCTAATCCATCATCCTTTGCTTCTGTCCTCTCCACACTCAAACACTCCCTCTCTTTCATCCTCCTCAATTTCCTTCCTCTTGCTGGAAACCTTATTCGGCCTCCCTATTCTCAGAAACCTTTTCTTCTTTACAAACCAGGTGATGCAATCTCTCTCACATTGGCCGAATCTGATACCGATTTCAACCATGTCTCAAGTAAACATGTGCAGCAAGCCATTGACACTGCCCAGCTTGACCATATCAGATGCAGAGGATTCCGTTATGGCATTGCAAATCACT CGAAAGGAAATTCAAGGGAATGCAAGAGGAAGATTTATCTGGTACTCAACGCTGACTACAAGGCACATTTAGACCCTCCGGTTCTCGAGAACCATTTCAGTAACT ATGGGGTGGCCATTGTTGCAGAGAAGATTGGAGAAGTGATTAAAGGATTGGAAAATGAAGTTCTTGAAGGAGCAAAGGAGAGACTATCCAAGTGGGGTTCGCTGGAAGCTAGTGCTCAAGTGATTGGAGTATCTAGGTCTCATCAGTTTGGTTTGTACAGTTTGGATTTTGGATGGGGAAAGCCTAAGAAGATGTAG